In one Vulgatibacter incomptus genomic region, the following are encoded:
- the fadI gene encoding acetyl-CoA C-acyltransferase FadI → MANGKAGRRVAIVAGLRTPFARANGVFGKLTGLELGRIVVSELIARTGLDRKSVDLLTFGQVIPSVSAPNIAREIVLSTALPQQVDAWSVSRACATSIQSTTDAANQIALGNAEIAIAGGAECLSDIPFVVSRNLGDALVSASRAKDLPSKLRSFAHLSARDLMPIAPALKEPSTGLTMGESAEKMARENGISREEQDRFAKRSHDLAAKAWMEGKFADEVMHVLVPPKYEQAATEDDYVRKDTTLEKLGSLKPVFDRKYGSITAGSSSGLTDGASALVLMSEEKAKALGHEPLGYIRSYSYAAVNPQEQMLIGPAYSIPVALERAGLTLQDMDLVEIHEAFAAVVLSILQKLSSKKFAEEKLGRSQPVGEVDDAKLNVNGGAIALGHPFGATGARMIMTTLNELKRRDRNLGLIGICAAGGLAASVVLERA, encoded by the coding sequence ATGGCCAACGGCAAGGCGGGGAGGCGGGTGGCGATCGTGGCCGGCCTCCGTACGCCCTTCGCGCGGGCGAACGGCGTCTTCGGCAAACTCACGGGGCTCGAGCTGGGCCGGATCGTGGTCAGCGAGCTGATCGCGCGCACCGGTCTCGATCGGAAGTCGGTCGATCTCCTGACCTTCGGCCAGGTGATCCCCTCGGTCTCGGCGCCGAACATCGCCCGCGAGATCGTGCTCTCGACGGCGCTCCCCCAGCAGGTGGACGCCTGGTCGGTGTCGCGCGCGTGCGCCACGTCGATCCAGTCGACGACGGACGCGGCGAACCAGATCGCGCTGGGCAACGCCGAGATCGCCATCGCCGGCGGCGCCGAGTGCCTCTCGGACATCCCCTTCGTGGTCTCACGTAACCTCGGGGACGCCCTGGTGTCGGCGTCGCGCGCGAAGGATCTGCCGTCGAAGCTGCGTAGCTTCGCGCACCTCTCCGCCCGCGACCTGATGCCGATCGCGCCGGCCCTGAAGGAGCCCTCGACGGGCCTCACGATGGGTGAGAGCGCGGAGAAGATGGCGCGGGAGAACGGGATCAGCCGCGAGGAGCAGGACCGCTTCGCGAAGCGCTCGCACGATCTCGCGGCGAAGGCGTGGATGGAGGGGAAGTTCGCGGACGAGGTGATGCACGTGCTCGTGCCGCCCAAATACGAGCAGGCGGCGACGGAGGACGACTACGTCCGCAAGGACACCACGCTCGAGAAGCTGGGGTCGCTGAAGCCGGTCTTCGATCGCAAGTACGGCTCGATCACCGCAGGGAGCTCGTCGGGCCTCACCGACGGCGCCTCGGCGCTGGTGCTGATGAGCGAGGAGAAGGCGAAGGCCCTCGGCCACGAGCCGCTGGGTTACATCCGCTCCTACTCCTACGCCGCGGTGAACCCGCAAGAGCAGATGCTGATCGGCCCCGCGTACTCGATCCCGGTGGCGCTGGAGCGCGCCGGCCTCACGCTGCAGGACATGGACCTCGTGGAGATCCACGAGGCCTTCGCGGCCGTGGTCCTCTCGATCCTGCAGAAGCTCTCGTCGAAGAAGTTCGCGGAAGAGAAGCTCGGACGGTCGCAGCCGGTGGGCGAGGTGGATGACGCCAAGCTGAACGTGAACGGCGGCGCCATCGCGCTGGGCCATCCCTTCGGGGCCACCGGCGCCCGGATGATCATGACGACCCTCAACGAGCTGAAGCGCCGGGACCGGAACCTCGGCCTCATCGGCATCTGCGCGGCGGGCGGCCTCGCCGCGTCCGTCGTCCTGGAGCGTGCATGA
- the fadJ gene encoding fatty acid oxidation complex subunit alpha FadJ, producing the protein MATASEQMNNRFFSVSVDGDGVALITLDDRDEAVNTISTDLGEKLLDSWKTLQSDPAVTSIVFASGKKDVFVAGAKIEMLQQAEDATALAQSGQRIFDELAASPKPVVAAMDGATLGGGLELALACTYRIATDNPKTKLGLPETQLGLIPGAGGTQRLPRVVGAQAALDLILTARQLKASRALKMGLVDEVVPAPLLLQVAKARAAELANGRRPPIHGRQARMAKLKKGKANQKLLMALALEDNPVGRRLLFRQAEKAAYAKSRGNYPAIPAAIEAVRAGLDEGMEKGLAKEAALFGGLVHTDVSKQLIRIFFAQTALKKDSGVDDPSVKPRKVNELAVIGGGLMGGGIAYVTAANAKLPVRVQEKDDSALGRAFAHVRSVLDPRVKRRSITRIDREAVMGRITGGTRYEGFGNVDLVVEAVFEDLELKRQVIRQVEAVTKEDCVFASNTSTLPITKLAEGAKRPWNVVGMHYFSPVEKMPLLEVIRTKQTAPEVVATAVAQGKAQGKTVIVVEDGPGFYTTRILSPYGSEAAWLLSEGADIAAVDRALVDWGFPVGPFMLLDEVGLDVAQKVSGTLLEAFGDRMAQPEALRKVLEDGRLGRKNGRGFYSYGSKKKPVDETLYDLLPEGRKRRGFPAEEIQQRLSLRLCNEAALCLQEGILHSPRDGDIGAVFGLGFPPFRGGPFRWMDTLGAVEVVRRLRAFEDRHGARFKPAQLLVDMARKGERFHHD; encoded by the coding sequence ATGGCGACCGCCAGCGAGCAGATGAACAACCGCTTCTTCTCCGTCTCGGTGGACGGCGACGGCGTGGCGCTCATCACCCTCGACGACCGCGACGAGGCGGTGAACACGATCTCGACCGATCTCGGCGAGAAGCTCCTCGACTCGTGGAAGACGCTCCAATCCGATCCGGCCGTCACGTCGATCGTCTTCGCTTCGGGCAAGAAGGACGTCTTCGTCGCAGGCGCCAAGATCGAGATGCTTCAGCAAGCGGAGGACGCGACCGCCCTGGCACAGTCCGGCCAGCGGATCTTCGACGAGCTCGCTGCGTCGCCGAAGCCCGTGGTGGCAGCGATGGACGGCGCCACGCTCGGCGGCGGCCTCGAGCTCGCGCTAGCGTGCACCTACCGGATCGCCACCGACAATCCGAAGACGAAGCTGGGCCTCCCGGAGACGCAGCTCGGGCTGATTCCCGGCGCGGGCGGCACGCAGCGGCTCCCTCGCGTCGTCGGCGCGCAGGCGGCCCTCGACCTGATCCTAACCGCGAGGCAGCTCAAGGCGTCCCGCGCGCTGAAGATGGGCCTGGTGGACGAGGTGGTTCCAGCGCCGCTGCTGCTGCAGGTGGCCAAGGCCCGCGCCGCGGAGCTCGCGAACGGACGCCGTCCTCCCATCCACGGTCGCCAGGCCCGGATGGCGAAGCTCAAGAAGGGCAAGGCGAACCAGAAGCTCCTGATGGCCCTGGCCCTCGAGGACAACCCGGTGGGCCGGCGCCTGCTCTTCCGCCAGGCGGAGAAGGCCGCATACGCGAAGAGCCGCGGCAACTACCCCGCGATCCCGGCGGCGATCGAGGCGGTGCGCGCGGGCCTGGACGAGGGCATGGAGAAGGGCCTCGCCAAGGAGGCGGCCCTCTTCGGCGGGCTCGTCCACACCGACGTCAGCAAGCAGCTCATCCGGATCTTCTTCGCCCAGACGGCGCTGAAGAAGGACTCGGGCGTCGACGATCCGTCGGTCAAACCGCGCAAGGTGAACGAGCTGGCGGTGATCGGCGGCGGCCTCATGGGCGGCGGGATCGCCTACGTGACCGCCGCGAACGCGAAGCTGCCCGTGCGCGTCCAGGAGAAGGACGACTCAGCCCTCGGCCGAGCGTTCGCCCACGTGCGCAGTGTCCTCGACCCGCGCGTGAAGCGGCGGAGCATCACCCGCATCGACCGCGAAGCGGTGATGGGTCGAATCACCGGAGGTACTCGATACGAGGGCTTCGGGAACGTCGACCTCGTGGTGGAGGCCGTCTTCGAGGATCTCGAGCTGAAGCGCCAGGTGATCCGTCAGGTCGAGGCGGTGACCAAGGAGGACTGCGTCTTCGCCTCCAACACCTCGACCCTCCCGATCACGAAGCTGGCGGAGGGAGCGAAGCGGCCCTGGAACGTGGTGGGCATGCACTACTTCTCGCCGGTGGAGAAGATGCCGCTCCTCGAGGTGATCCGGACGAAGCAGACGGCGCCGGAGGTGGTCGCCACCGCGGTGGCGCAGGGCAAGGCCCAGGGCAAGACCGTGATCGTGGTCGAGGACGGGCCCGGCTTCTACACCACCCGGATCCTCTCGCCCTACGGGAGCGAGGCGGCCTGGCTCCTCTCCGAGGGGGCGGACATCGCGGCGGTCGATCGGGCGCTGGTGGACTGGGGCTTTCCCGTCGGACCGTTCATGCTCCTCGACGAGGTCGGCCTGGACGTGGCCCAGAAGGTCTCGGGGACGCTGCTGGAGGCCTTCGGCGATCGGATGGCCCAGCCGGAGGCCCTTCGGAAGGTGCTGGAAGACGGACGCCTGGGTCGCAAGAACGGCCGGGGCTTCTACTCCTACGGCTCCAAGAAGAAGCCGGTGGACGAGACCCTCTACGATCTCCTCCCGGAGGGGCGGAAACGCCGCGGGTTTCCGGCGGAGGAGATCCAGCAGCGGCTCAGCTTGCGGCTCTGCAACGAGGCCGCCCTCTGCCTCCAGGAGGGGATCCTCCACAGCCCCCGCGACGGAGACATCGGCGCCGTCTTCGGCCTCGGCTTCCCGCCGTTCCGGGGCGGTCCGTTCCGCTGGATGGATACCCTCGGCGCGGTGGAGGTCGTCCGTCGGCTTCGCGCCTTCGAGGATCGCCACGGCGCCCGGTTCAAGCCGGCCCAGCTCCTCGTCGACATGGCGCGGAAGGGCGAGCGCTTCCACCACGACTGA
- a CDS encoding 5'-3' exonuclease: MKVHLVDGTYELFRSHFGAPPATSPDGQEVGAVRGLLRSLLALVRTPGVTHVACAFDHVIESFRNELFDGYKTSAGVPAELLAQFELAEEACRALGIVAWPMVELEADDAIATAAARFAAEPRVEQVVIASPDKDFGQCVSGERVVLLDRRRELVLGEPEIREKFGVAPASIPDWLALVGDVADGIPGLPQWGAKSAAAVLASYGRIEDIPPDAADWSVKVRGGVKLSDTLRERRDDALLYRRLATLRVDAPLRENLDDLEWRGARREALEALCERLGERALLERVPRWA; the protein is encoded by the coding sequence GTGAAAGTCCACCTGGTCGACGGAACGTACGAGCTCTTCCGCTCCCACTTCGGCGCGCCGCCCGCCACGAGCCCCGACGGGCAGGAGGTCGGCGCCGTGCGGGGCCTGCTGCGCAGCCTGCTTGCCCTCGTGCGCACCCCCGGCGTCACCCACGTGGCCTGCGCCTTCGACCACGTGATCGAGTCGTTCCGCAACGAGCTCTTCGACGGCTACAAGACCTCCGCCGGCGTCCCCGCCGAGCTCCTCGCGCAGTTCGAGCTGGCAGAGGAGGCGTGCAGGGCGCTGGGGATCGTCGCCTGGCCCATGGTCGAGCTCGAGGCCGACGACGCCATCGCCACCGCCGCAGCGCGCTTCGCCGCCGAGCCGCGAGTCGAGCAAGTCGTCATCGCCTCCCCCGACAAGGACTTCGGCCAGTGCGTGTCCGGCGAGCGCGTGGTGCTCCTCGACCGCCGGCGGGAGCTGGTGCTGGGCGAGCCGGAGATTCGCGAGAAGTTCGGCGTCGCGCCCGCCTCGATCCCCGATTGGCTCGCCCTCGTGGGCGACGTCGCCGACGGGATCCCCGGCCTGCCGCAGTGGGGCGCCAAGTCCGCCGCCGCCGTCCTCGCTTCGTATGGGCGGATCGAGGACATCCCGCCCGACGCGGCAGACTGGAGCGTCAAGGTCCGCGGCGGTGTGAAGCTGTCCGATACTTTGCGTGAGAGACGCGACGACGCGCTCCTCTACCGTCGCCTCGCCACCCTGCGCGTCGACGCGCCGCTCCGCGAGAACCTCGACGACCTCGAGTGGCGGGGCGCCCGCCGCGAAGCGCTCGAGGCGCTCTGCGAACGGCTCGGCGAGAGGGCGCTGCTCGAGCGCGTCCCCCGGTGGGCGTAG
- a CDS encoding transposase: MGKRVSKGQGKLRLVTWGGSREGAGRKPKGRRSGVSHAARPEVASRHPVHVTLRMRDEVWNLRSRRCFRVIECALAAGSNRQGMRLTHFSVQGNHLHMIVEAEDERALSRGVQGLSVRLARGLNRLMERKGKVFADRFHAHVLRTIREVRNAVMYVLGNARIHARRQGRDGPVGPDRYTAGPGLDESGTSSPVVHAPRTWLLRVGWRRPSSTAA, translated from the coding sequence ATGGGAAAGCGGGTTTCGAAGGGGCAGGGCAAGCTCCGGCTCGTGACGTGGGGCGGCAGTCGTGAAGGCGCGGGGCGGAAGCCGAAGGGGCGGCGGTCGGGCGTGTCGCACGCGGCTCGTCCGGAGGTCGCCTCGCGGCATCCTGTCCACGTGACCCTCCGGATGCGCGACGAGGTCTGGAACCTGCGTTCCCGGCGATGTTTTCGGGTGATCGAGTGCGCCCTCGCCGCCGGCTCGAACCGACAGGGCATGCGCCTCACGCACTTCTCGGTGCAGGGGAACCACCTACACATGATCGTGGAGGCGGAGGACGAGAGGGCGCTCTCTCGGGGCGTCCAGGGGCTCTCCGTGCGCCTCGCACGGGGCCTCAACCGGCTGATGGAGCGCAAGGGCAAGGTCTTCGCGGACCGCTTCCACGCCCACGTGCTCCGCACGATCCGCGAGGTCCGGAACGCGGTCATGTACGTTCTGGGCAACGCGCGCATTCACGCTCGGCGCCAAGGGCGCGACGGTCCGGTGGGGCCGGATCGGTACACTGCGGGTCCCGGCCTGGACGAGTCGGGAACCTCGTCACCGGTGGTCCATGCTCCGCGCACATGGTTGTTGCGGGTCGGGTGGCGACGTCCATCTTCCACTGCGGCCTGA
- a CDS encoding alpha/beta hydrolase encodes MAHTYRHDTLAIRSEALRGNPLGDPFERTLHVLVPEKADGPLPVIWILGGYSATPGSVLADEPWSEGLQRRLGRLSAEGTLPPVIVAVPDCFTALGGSQYLDSAAVGRYESYLWDDCRVALEARYSCGKHGVAGKSSGGFGALVQAMRRPEHVRAVACHSGDMYFEYCYLASFPALANALRKHGGVEGFLAAFAAARKKRKQEWFDPIQTLCMAACYSPDPAQAGGIALPFDPETAAIRLDVWSRWLAHDPVRMVDEPANAERLRGLDLLFLDAGTRDEFHLQWGLRQLVAKLRAQGISHEHEEFEDGHFSTSYRYDVSLPKLARALRE; translated from the coding sequence ATGGCCCACACCTACCGGCACGACACCCTGGCGATCCGCAGCGAGGCCCTCCGCGGCAATCCCCTCGGCGATCCGTTCGAGCGCACGCTCCACGTTCTCGTCCCGGAGAAGGCAGACGGTCCGCTGCCGGTGATCTGGATCCTCGGCGGGTACTCCGCCACGCCGGGCAGCGTCCTCGCGGACGAGCCGTGGAGCGAGGGGCTGCAGCGCAGGCTGGGGCGGCTCTCGGCGGAAGGGACCTTGCCGCCGGTGATCGTGGCGGTGCCGGACTGCTTCACGGCGCTCGGCGGCAGCCAGTACCTCGACAGCGCCGCCGTGGGTCGGTACGAGAGCTACCTCTGGGACGACTGCCGGGTTGCGCTGGAGGCCCGCTATTCCTGCGGGAAGCACGGCGTGGCGGGCAAGTCCTCGGGTGGCTTCGGCGCGCTGGTGCAGGCGATGAGGCGGCCGGAGCACGTGCGCGCGGTGGCGTGCCACTCGGGCGACATGTACTTCGAGTACTGCTACCTGGCGAGCTTCCCCGCTCTCGCGAACGCGCTGCGGAAGCACGGCGGGGTAGAGGGCTTTCTCGCGGCGTTCGCGGCGGCGCGCAAGAAGCGCAAGCAGGAGTGGTTCGATCCCATCCAGACGCTCTGCATGGCGGCCTGCTACTCGCCCGATCCGGCCCAGGCCGGCGGCATCGCCCTGCCCTTCGATCCGGAGACGGCGGCGATCCGGCTAGACGTCTGGAGCCGCTGGCTCGCACACGATCCGGTGCGAATGGTGGACGAGCCCGCGAACGCGGAGCGGCTCCGGGGCCTCGACCTGCTCTTCCTCGACGCCGGGACGCGGGACGAGTTCCACCTGCAGTGGGGCCTGCGGCAGCTCGTGGCGAAGCTGCGCGCCCAGGGGATCTCCCACGAGCACGAGGAGTTCGAGGACGGGCACTTCAGCACGAGCTACCGCTACGATGTCTCGCTGCCGAAGCTCGCGCGCGCGCTTCGCGAGTAG